The following are from one region of the Hyphomicrobium album genome:
- a CDS encoding TonB-dependent receptor has protein sequence MQLPAVEVTTSTDPKKKASVKKKVKQAPGPSAPGTPAPSSSASANSSGEGQSKPGLNLDVPTQTGSRLGLTPLETPASVEVIPGVTIQERRQTSVSQAVTQNAAGFTSSASPGNGDTGLATRGFNGHGSVMQLYDGTRLYVGAGTVTFPFDAWSAERIEVLRGPASVLYGEGAIGGVVNVVPKKPTDYFTNEALVAVGTDATRRFGVGSGGPISDQLAYRIDASGVQSEGWMDNEHGDFSSIALSGAVSYKPVKELKLTVSHDQAYRSPNSYWGTPLINGVIPDSIRFKSYNIQDHDTNFIDSWTQVKTEWDPTQWFSLTNTAYRLTTDRHWHNVETYDFQETGPNAGKVKRTSYTEVAHDQEQYGNRLDATLRANFGGGVKNELVVGFDVNRIAFVSTSNSGATPVPESYVDAYNPTPGFFIHNPPGMGPRTGTVTRQYSVFAEDRLELSKQLALVAGIRLDKPTLNRWDLLTGGYVRREFSHTPWRVGAVFTPVKDLAFYGQYSTGVDPIGGAVITLSAANANFELATGQQYEVGVKQAFWNGLGEWTLAAYDIEKQNLLSPDPNNSLIVRQIGAQSSRGIEASVALQVTETLRYEGNVAVLEAQYDQFATTTGSGVNARLVDFSGNRPTNVPQQVINNWLSWAFMPQWEGHLGVQWVGTMYNDDANTVKRPPFTVVNLGVDYDVTNNSEIALWVFNAFDEVYAVGGNATEWQLAPPRSAELSYRIKY, from the coding sequence GTGCAGCTGCCAGCGGTCGAGGTGACCACCTCGACCGATCCGAAAAAGAAAGCGTCCGTAAAGAAGAAGGTCAAGCAAGCGCCCGGACCATCGGCTCCAGGCACTCCCGCGCCGAGCAGCTCCGCGTCGGCCAACAGCTCCGGCGAAGGCCAATCCAAGCCCGGGCTCAATCTCGATGTGCCAACGCAAACCGGCAGCCGCTTGGGACTGACGCCACTCGAAACTCCAGCGAGCGTCGAGGTAATCCCCGGTGTGACCATCCAGGAGCGCAGGCAGACGAGCGTCAGCCAGGCGGTGACCCAGAATGCCGCCGGCTTCACGTCGTCGGCTTCGCCGGGCAACGGTGACACCGGCCTTGCGACGCGCGGCTTTAACGGCCACGGGTCGGTCATGCAGCTTTACGATGGCACGCGGCTCTACGTCGGCGCCGGCACAGTGACCTTCCCGTTCGACGCTTGGTCGGCGGAGCGCATCGAGGTCCTGCGCGGTCCAGCTTCGGTGCTCTATGGCGAGGGCGCCATCGGCGGCGTCGTCAATGTCGTGCCGAAGAAGCCGACCGACTATTTCACGAATGAAGCCCTCGTCGCCGTCGGGACCGATGCGACACGCCGGTTTGGCGTGGGATCGGGTGGTCCGATCAGTGACCAGCTCGCCTACCGTATCGACGCCAGTGGCGTTCAGTCCGAAGGCTGGATGGACAACGAGCACGGCGACTTCAGCTCCATCGCTCTGTCGGGCGCCGTTTCCTACAAGCCCGTCAAGGAACTCAAGCTGACCGTCTCGCACGATCAGGCGTATCGCTCGCCCAACAGCTACTGGGGCACGCCGCTGATCAACGGCGTCATCCCGGACAGCATCCGCTTCAAGAGCTACAACATCCAGGATCACGACACGAACTTCATCGACAGCTGGACGCAAGTGAAGACGGAGTGGGACCCGACGCAGTGGTTCTCGCTGACCAACACCGCCTACCGCCTGACGACCGACCGCCACTGGCACAACGTAGAAACCTACGACTTCCAGGAAACCGGCCCCAACGCCGGCAAGGTGAAGCGCACAAGCTACACCGAGGTCGCCCACGACCAGGAGCAGTACGGCAACCGGTTGGATGCGACGCTGCGCGCCAACTTCGGGGGTGGCGTCAAGAACGAGCTAGTCGTCGGCTTCGATGTGAACCGCATCGCGTTCGTCAGCACGAGCAATTCGGGAGCGACGCCGGTGCCCGAGTCGTACGTCGACGCTTACAATCCGACGCCGGGATTCTTCATCCACAATCCGCCGGGCATGGGCCCGAGAACCGGAACGGTCACCAGGCAGTATTCGGTTTTCGCCGAGGACAGGCTGGAGCTGTCGAAGCAGCTGGCGCTCGTTGCTGGCATCCGGCTGGATAAGCCGACCCTCAATCGCTGGGATCTGCTCACCGGCGGGTATGTGCGCAGGGAATTCTCGCATACGCCGTGGCGGGTCGGAGCAGTCTTCACGCCCGTCAAGGATCTGGCGTTCTATGGCCAATATTCGACCGGTGTCGATCCCATCGGCGGCGCCGTCATCACCCTCAGCGCCGCCAACGCCAACTTCGAACTCGCCACGGGGCAGCAGTACGAGGTTGGCGTGAAGCAGGCGTTCTGGAACGGACTCGGCGAGTGGACGCTGGCCGCCTACGACATCGAGAAGCAGAACTTGTTGTCTCCGGATCCGAACAATTCGCTCATCGTGCGTCAAATCGGTGCCCAGTCCTCGCGCGGCATCGAGGCTTCGGTGGCCCTGCAGGTAACCGAAACGCTGCGTTACGAAGGCAACGTTGCCGTGCTCGAAGCGCAGTACGACCAATTCGCGACGACTACCGGATCGGGGGTGAATGCGCGTCTGGTCGACTTCTCCGGCAACCGGCCGACGAACGTTCCGCAGCAGGTGATCAACAACTGGCTGAGCTGGGCATTCATGCCGCAATGGGAAGGGCACCTCGGCGTGCAGTGGGTCGGCACGATGTACAACGACGACGCCAATACCGTGAAGCGTCCGCCGTTCACCGTCGTGAACCTCGGGGTCGACTACGACGTCACCAACAACAGCGAGATCGCGCTCTGGGTCTTCAATGCCTTCGACGAGGTCTATGCGGTCGGAGGCAACGCCACCGAATGGCAACTTGCCCCACCGCGTTCGGCCGAGCTCAGCTACCGCATCAAGTATTGA
- a CDS encoding STAS domain-containing protein, with protein MSRAGKSSKRAAKKTAPKPLLLPEVLDLTAAGPLAQSLLSRRGTELSVDASQVRRVGAQCLQVILAAAATWKADGMRLGLEKPTEEFLEGSRLLGIQVDQDFAVPELA; from the coding sequence ATGAGCAGGGCTGGGAAGAGTTCTAAGCGCGCGGCGAAGAAGACTGCGCCAAAGCCCTTGCTGCTGCCAGAAGTACTCGATCTGACAGCTGCAGGGCCCTTAGCGCAGTCTTTGCTCTCGCGCCGCGGCACCGAGCTGAGCGTCGATGCCAGCCAAGTCCGACGCGTCGGCGCGCAGTGTCTGCAAGTGATCCTTGCGGCTGCCGCAACGTGGAAGGCCGACGGCATGCGTCTTGGCCTGGAGAAACCCACTGAAGAGTTCCTGGAGGGCAGTCGGCTCTTGGGAATTCAAGTTGATCAAGACTTTGCAGTACCGGAGCTCGCGTGA
- a CDS encoding response regulator: MRKTVLTVDDSRTMREMLLLALQDAGYHVLQAEDGLKGLEVLKDRPADVIITDINMPRLDGFGFIEHVRRDSTHRAVPILVLTTESDAEKKSRARSAGATGWIVKPFHPVKLVDAIRRVAG, encoded by the coding sequence ATGAGGAAGACAGTTCTTACAGTCGACGACTCCCGCACCATGCGTGAGATGTTGCTGCTGGCTCTCCAGGATGCCGGCTACCACGTGCTGCAGGCAGAGGATGGCCTCAAAGGTCTAGAGGTTCTGAAGGACCGCCCGGCCGACGTGATCATAACGGACATCAACATGCCGCGGCTCGACGGCTTCGGATTCATCGAGCATGTCCGCCGCGATTCCACTCACAGAGCGGTTCCCATCTTGGTCCTGACCACGGAAAGCGACGCGGAGAAGAAGAGCCGTGCACGCAGCGCGGGCGCCACTGGTTGGATCGTCAAGCCCTTCCATCCAGTGAAGCTCGTCGACGCCATCCGCAGGGTCGCAGGCTGA
- a CDS encoding chemotaxis protein CheW — translation MTALASLFEQKSGTARELIAFAVGKQEFCIDVMSVREIRGWTPATVLPHSQSFVRGVINLRGAVLPIVDLAVRLGFPPAEVMGRHVIIVVQVGSQFVGLLVDAVSDILSVSESEVLPPPDVASEMAKRFVCGLIAMEGRMLSILSVDSVLPEQERSDPQ, via the coding sequence ATGACCGCACTTGCCTCGCTCTTCGAGCAGAAATCAGGCACGGCCCGCGAGCTCATCGCGTTCGCGGTCGGCAAGCAGGAATTCTGTATTGACGTCATGTCGGTGCGGGAGATCCGCGGCTGGACACCAGCGACCGTGCTGCCTCACTCACAGTCATTCGTGCGTGGAGTGATCAATCTGCGCGGCGCCGTGCTGCCGATTGTGGATCTGGCGGTGAGACTTGGGTTTCCCCCCGCCGAGGTCATGGGGCGCCACGTCATTATCGTCGTTCAGGTCGGCAGCCAGTTCGTCGGACTGCTCGTCGATGCCGTGTCCGACATCCTAAGCGTCAGCGAGTCAGAAGTGCTGCCGCCACCCGATGTTGCCTCCGAGATGGCGAAGCGGTTCGTGTGCGGTCTAATCGCGATGGAAGGCCGCATGCTCAGCATCCTTTCGGTCGACAGCGTGCTTCCCGAGCAAGAGCGGAGCGATCCGCAATGA
- a CDS encoding PepSY domain-containing protein, which translates to MNDLTHAQSFTAPKVRRAGMARRAMKTGKRWLFYTHRWLGVTTCILSVMWFLSGLVMLYVPFPVWNDEQRVASLPAIAPGTVKVLPDEALARSGLTALPSVFRLEMGGAEPVYRLVASGKHVSVSAVSGEPVSDVSEADARRVVGATFGEKIARASVIDYDQWTVTRKYDPYRPLYKLELGDAAATVVYVSSRTGEIVQDTTHFERVWNWLGAIPHWIYFSPIRRDADLWHQVVVWLSGPMIIGAVAGMWIGILRLRPSRAAKGKSMTPHRGWMKWHHLGGLIGGLFLVTWIASGWLSMNPFKLFARTQNTDAQRAAYAGRASPPTLGVTSEALAAAIGTSASELSFAWVGATPIMLARKPGGSALLAASTGSPLALDQTLLVKAAQAAYPADRIAAVDLLTEEDVYWYSHHRKRPLPVLRVQFEDANRTWLIIDPQTGEIAGLSDSSARTYRWLFNFLHDYDLPVLLRNQPARDGIVWLLSIAGLIISVSGVVVGWRTLTRGKFP; encoded by the coding sequence ATGAACGATCTCACCCATGCGCAGTCGTTCACTGCGCCGAAGGTCCGCCGTGCCGGTATGGCGCGGCGGGCCATGAAAACCGGCAAGCGGTGGCTTTTTTACACGCACCGCTGGCTCGGCGTGACCACGTGCATATTGAGTGTCATGTGGTTCCTCTCCGGACTAGTGATGCTCTACGTGCCGTTTCCGGTGTGGAACGATGAGCAGCGCGTAGCTTCGCTACCGGCGATCGCTCCCGGAACCGTGAAGGTGCTTCCCGACGAAGCGCTCGCGAGATCGGGGCTGACCGCACTGCCGTCCGTGTTCCGGCTGGAGATGGGCGGGGCGGAACCGGTCTATCGCCTCGTCGCCAGCGGCAAGCACGTTTCGGTCTCGGCCGTCTCCGGCGAGCCCGTTAGCGATGTCAGCGAGGCGGACGCGCGCAGGGTCGTCGGCGCGACATTCGGCGAGAAGATCGCTCGTGCTTCCGTGATCGACTACGATCAATGGACGGTGACGCGGAAGTACGATCCCTACCGGCCGCTCTACAAGCTCGAGCTCGGCGATGCGGCGGCCACCGTCGTCTACGTCTCCTCGCGCACCGGTGAGATCGTGCAGGACACGACCCACTTCGAGCGCGTGTGGAATTGGCTCGGCGCCATCCCGCATTGGATCTACTTCTCGCCCATCCGCAGGGATGCCGACTTGTGGCATCAGGTTGTGGTCTGGCTATCCGGGCCGATGATCATCGGCGCCGTTGCGGGGATGTGGATCGGTATCCTCCGGCTGCGTCCTAGCCGCGCCGCCAAGGGCAAGTCGATGACGCCGCATCGGGGCTGGATGAAATGGCACCACCTCGGAGGTCTCATCGGGGGCCTTTTCCTCGTCACGTGGATCGCCAGCGGCTGGCTGTCCATGAACCCGTTCAAGTTGTTCGCGCGCACGCAGAACACCGATGCGCAGCGTGCCGCCTACGCCGGTCGGGCCTCGCCACCCACCCTGGGCGTGACGTCGGAGGCTCTCGCCGCCGCAATCGGCACGAGCGCCAGCGAACTCTCGTTCGCTTGGGTCGGCGCAACGCCTATCATGCTCGCCCGCAAGCCAGGCGGTTCAGCCCTGCTCGCCGCCAGCACTGGATCACCGCTGGCACTAGATCAAACATTGCTGGTCAAGGCGGCGCAGGCCGCCTACCCGGCCGACCGCATCGCGGCGGTCGACCTCCTCACTGAGGAGGATGTTTACTGGTACTCCCACCATCGCAAGCGCCCGCTGCCGGTTCTCAGGGTGCAGTTCGAGGACGCCAACCGCACGTGGCTGATCATTGATCCGCAAACGGGCGAGATCGCCGGACTGAGCGACAGCAGCGCCCGCACTTATCGCTGGCTGTTCAACTTCCTGCACGACTACGACCTGCCGGTGCTGCTTCGGAACCAGCCGGCGCGCGATGGGATAGTCTGGCTGCTTTCGATCGCCGGACTGATCATCTCCGTGTCCGGAGTCGTGGTGGGCTGGCGGACGTTGACGCGTGGGAAATTCCCATAG
- a CDS encoding methyl-accepting chemotaxis protein, with protein sequence MVLANLKVSRKLALGLACVLVVFAITGTAFFFTLLSIDRANSGVASAVSLDKDVVRAVSAVYDEQQARSDKAGDAAVQAAAQRFADQMSAARRIIEANPEHAAVAVDLEAMQTTATAWRRQAASQDAEPTSDPARATAAFEAFRASAKSAQEKVDTWVNKVRDERDAALSFARTTQLVGSLLAIGVALLSGWWMSRLIALPLGQITTAMNSLAAGNHAIDVPALNRTDEIGLMAQAVQTFKQAAIEKHRLEQEAEAGRVAAEEQRRKQEAESQFYVEAHNTFMRDFSAALERLSKGDLTYRLNTAFTEDYEKIRHDFNTTAASLQEALLTIASSTQAIRFATSEISTAADDQSRRTAQQAASLEQTAAALDEITATVKKTADGAGHAREVVASAKSDAEKSDEVVRQAIGAMGDIERSSQQISHIIGVIDEIAFQTNLLALNAGVEAARAGEAGRGFAVVASEVRALAQRSAEAAKEIKGLISASTKQVEQGVDLVAQMGKALGRIMVEVTEINTVVSEIAAGAKEQSVGLQEINTGVSQMDQATQQNAAVVEETTAASHGLAREIEKLLELVGRFETGQDLAAELTRREARTTATQGKTRPALKTVSTRGAPAAVRKLEAIANEQGWEEF encoded by the coding sequence ATGGTGCTCGCCAATTTGAAGGTCTCACGCAAGCTTGCGTTGGGCCTTGCGTGTGTTCTCGTCGTATTTGCTATCACGGGAACCGCGTTCTTCTTCACCCTGCTTTCGATTGATCGCGCCAACTCGGGCGTCGCCTCTGCCGTGAGCCTCGACAAGGATGTCGTGCGGGCAGTGTCGGCCGTCTATGACGAGCAGCAGGCGCGCAGCGATAAGGCTGGCGACGCTGCCGTGCAGGCAGCCGCGCAGCGTTTCGCCGATCAGATGTCGGCCGCCCGCCGCATCATCGAAGCCAATCCTGAACATGCGGCCGTCGCGGTTGATCTCGAAGCCATGCAGACCACTGCAACAGCGTGGCGTCGGCAGGCCGCAAGCCAAGACGCCGAGCCGACCAGCGATCCGGCACGCGCCACAGCAGCATTCGAAGCCTTCCGCGCCTCGGCGAAGTCGGCGCAGGAGAAGGTCGATACCTGGGTCAACAAAGTCAGGGACGAACGCGACGCAGCGCTATCCTTCGCCCGCACTACTCAGCTCGTTGGCAGCCTGCTGGCGATCGGCGTGGCTCTCCTTTCCGGCTGGTGGATGTCGCGGCTTATCGCGCTCCCATTGGGCCAGATCACAACTGCAATGAATAGCCTTGCTGCCGGCAACCATGCCATCGACGTGCCCGCGCTCAACCGCACGGACGAGATCGGGTTGATGGCGCAGGCCGTCCAGACCTTCAAGCAGGCGGCGATCGAGAAACACCGGCTTGAGCAAGAGGCGGAGGCCGGCCGCGTAGCTGCGGAGGAGCAGCGCCGCAAGCAGGAGGCCGAGAGCCAGTTCTACGTCGAGGCGCACAACACCTTCATGCGGGACTTCTCGGCCGCGCTCGAGCGCTTGTCGAAGGGTGACCTCACTTACCGCTTGAACACGGCATTTACCGAGGATTACGAGAAGATCCGTCACGACTTCAACACGACGGCCGCTAGCTTGCAGGAAGCGCTGCTTACGATCGCGTCCAGCACGCAGGCCATCCGCTTCGCCACCAGTGAGATCTCGACGGCGGCCGATGATCAGTCGCGACGCACGGCGCAGCAAGCGGCGAGCCTCGAGCAGACTGCGGCGGCTCTCGACGAGATCACCGCTACTGTAAAGAAGACCGCGGACGGCGCCGGGCATGCGCGTGAAGTCGTCGCCTCCGCCAAGTCTGACGCTGAAAAGAGCGATGAAGTTGTGCGCCAGGCCATCGGCGCCATGGGCGACATCGAGCGCTCTTCGCAGCAGATCAGCCACATCATCGGCGTGATCGACGAGATCGCCTTCCAGACCAACCTCCTTGCCTTGAACGCCGGCGTCGAAGCTGCGCGAGCGGGCGAGGCGGGGCGCGGATTTGCGGTCGTCGCCTCCGAGGTGCGCGCGCTCGCCCAGCGCTCGGCCGAGGCGGCAAAAGAGATCAAGGGATTGATCTCCGCCTCGACCAAGCAGGTCGAGCAGGGTGTCGATCTCGTGGCCCAGATGGGCAAAGCGCTCGGACGCATCATGGTCGAGGTGACGGAGATCAACACCGTCGTCTCCGAAATCGCCGCCGGTGCGAAGGAGCAATCGGTCGGCCTGCAGGAGATCAACACCGGCGTGAGCCAGATGGATCAGGCCACCCAGCAGAACGCGGCAGTCGTGGAGGAGACCACGGCCGCGAGCCACGGCCTCGCCCGCGAGATCGAGAAGCTGCTCGAGCTGGTCGGCCGTTTCGAGACCGGCCAGGACCTGGCTGCCGAATTGACCCGTCGCGAGGCGCGTACCACTGCCACGCAGGGAAAAACCCGTCCCGCTTTGAAGACAGTTTCGACGCGCGGGGCACCGGCAGCAGTGCGCAAGCTGGAGGCAATCGCCAATGAGCAGGGCTGGGAAGAGTTCTAA
- a CDS encoding methylene-tetrahydromethanopterin dehydrogenase N-terminal domain-containing protein produces the protein MRMDDQSNLLSEIAPTQTASEGGQQPASTRRSRKQPSATPILHFLSTQAFASPFDVNMAVDAGFKVVVPHTNAGLEHTTGLVQDAIFSRPVEYGCRTGLFIGGKDALLALDMLAAAQAALVPPFQLSAFADPGGSFTTAAAMVALVEDVYRARTGHSLKGAQVAVFGATGVVGFASSIIAAQAGAKVTMTSHIGVKALEPFVRAGRARFGVDLKPVAAGRATDKASIVAKADIVLCAAAAGVRVLTQKQLAKSRRLAVVADVNAVPPSGIEGVELFDRGRLLDGSDVASVGPLAIGDIKYKTQAALFRSMLASRETVMLDFTHAFAKARKLVCARPANP, from the coding sequence ATGCGTATGGACGATCAATCCAATCTCCTCTCGGAAATAGCCCCGACGCAAACTGCCTCCGAGGGGGGGCAGCAACCAGCGTCCACGCGCAGATCGCGCAAGCAACCGTCGGCCACTCCCATCCTTCATTTCCTTTCCACGCAAGCGTTCGCCAGTCCGTTCGATGTCAACATGGCGGTCGATGCCGGCTTCAAGGTCGTCGTCCCGCATACCAATGCGGGTCTGGAGCACACCACCGGTCTCGTGCAGGACGCCATCTTCTCTCGCCCTGTCGAGTATGGCTGCCGGACGGGCCTGTTCATCGGCGGCAAGGACGCCCTGCTTGCGCTCGATATGCTGGCTGCTGCGCAAGCGGCGCTCGTTCCGCCGTTCCAGCTCTCCGCATTCGCCGATCCGGGTGGATCGTTCACGACGGCCGCTGCCATGGTGGCGCTGGTGGAGGACGTCTATCGCGCCCGCACCGGTCACTCGCTGAAAGGTGCCCAGGTGGCGGTCTTCGGGGCAACCGGTGTCGTTGGCTTCGCCTCGTCGATCATTGCCGCGCAGGCCGGGGCGAAGGTGACGATGACCTCGCACATTGGGGTCAAAGCCCTCGAGCCTTTCGTGCGCGCCGGCCGCGCGAGATTCGGCGTCGATCTGAAACCCGTGGCCGCAGGGCGTGCCACCGACAAAGCATCGATCGTCGCCAAGGCGGACATCGTGCTATGCGCGGCTGCCGCCGGTGTTCGCGTCTTGACGCAAAAGCAGCTTGCCAAGTCGCGACGACTTGCCGTCGTCGCCGATGTCAACGCAGTGCCGCCATCGGGCATCGAGGGGGTGGAGCTGTTCGACCGTGGTCGCTTGCTCGACGGCTCGGACGTTGCCTCGGTGGGTCCGCTCGCAATCGGTGACATCAAGTACAAGACACAGGCGGCTCTATTCCGCAGCATGCTTGCATCGCGCGAAACGGTCATGCTCGACTTCACGCATGCATTCGCGAAAGCGCGCAAGCTCGTTTGTGCCCGGCCCGCGAACCCCTGA
- a CDS encoding chemotaxis protein CheA, with amino-acid sequence MASSDMDALRQIFFQECEEQLAELESGLLEIESGDADSEIVNAVFRAVHSIKGGAGAFAIENLVRFAHVFETVLDEVRKGRLSAAGPVVETLLRAADVLADLVRVARDGGDVDEARIRSVSDELAALSGAPAAAAEADASEDNLEDLDFKPVVVDLPVFDDAPIFAEPPVAEYSITFKPHPSLYANANEPAVLMRELERLGEITVVCDTASVPPLTELDPEAAYLSWSIELKTTHGEEDVRAVFEFVDGDCDLTIVGANSAVTDPGEDDIAALLRRVREEPVELMEQVDTSLSDTTPDHQELALAGTPRDLQAAPLKAEPAKGDKGAAGEGTQPTIRVELDRVDRLMNLVGELVINQAMLSQRLLEAGLARSTEVSSGLDEFEQLTRDIQEGVMAIRAQPVKSVFQRMPRLVREVAAATSKKVRLVTEGEGTEVDKTVIERLADPLTHMIRNAIDHGLEKPEARSAAGKREEGLVRLSAAHRSGRIVIDIADDGAGINRPRVRAIAEEKGLIPPTAQLTDEEIDNLIFLPGFSTASTISDISGRGVGMDVVKRSIQALGGRVSIASRPGEGSTFTLSLPLTLAVLYGMVVTVADQTLVVPLTSIIETLKPKLSDVHGFGGESRVIALRNNFIPLVDVGRELGYRSQSADPGAGVAILVESDGGAHSALLVDAIQGQRQVVIKSLEANYGRVPGIAAATILGDGRVALILDVDAVVAGSRNGSMSPEIPLALAG; translated from the coding sequence ATGGCCTCAAGCGACATGGACGCGCTGCGTCAAATCTTCTTCCAGGAGTGCGAGGAGCAACTCGCCGAGCTGGAATCGGGCCTGCTTGAGATCGAGAGCGGGGACGCCGACTCGGAGATCGTCAACGCTGTATTTAGAGCCGTGCACTCGATCAAGGGGGGTGCGGGAGCGTTCGCGATCGAGAATCTCGTGCGCTTCGCACATGTCTTCGAGACAGTGCTCGACGAGGTCCGCAAAGGGCGGCTCTCCGCGGCAGGGCCGGTCGTCGAGACCTTGCTGCGCGCGGCTGACGTTCTGGCAGATCTCGTACGCGTTGCTCGCGACGGCGGCGATGTCGACGAGGCCCGCATCCGCAGCGTCAGCGACGAGCTTGCGGCGCTGAGCGGCGCCCCCGCGGCTGCCGCCGAAGCCGACGCTTCCGAAGACAACCTCGAGGATCTCGACTTCAAGCCGGTCGTTGTGGACCTGCCGGTGTTCGACGACGCTCCCATCTTCGCGGAACCGCCGGTCGCGGAATACTCGATCACCTTCAAACCGCATCCAAGCCTTTACGCCAACGCCAACGAGCCGGCGGTATTGATGCGCGAGCTGGAACGGCTCGGCGAGATAACCGTCGTATGCGACACGGCATCGGTACCGCCGTTGACCGAGCTCGACCCTGAGGCGGCTTATCTTTCGTGGAGCATCGAGCTTAAGACGACGCACGGCGAGGAGGATGTGCGGGCCGTCTTCGAATTCGTCGACGGCGACTGTGACCTCACCATTGTCGGCGCCAACTCGGCTGTCACCGACCCCGGCGAAGACGACATCGCAGCCCTGCTGCGGCGAGTCCGGGAGGAGCCTGTCGAGCTCATGGAGCAAGTCGACACCTCTCTTTCCGATACGACCCCCGACCACCAGGAGCTGGCACTCGCCGGCACGCCGCGCGACCTTCAGGCCGCGCCCCTAAAAGCCGAACCGGCGAAGGGCGACAAGGGCGCCGCGGGCGAGGGGACTCAGCCAACGATCCGCGTCGAGCTCGATCGGGTAGATCGCCTGATGAACCTCGTCGGCGAGCTCGTGATCAATCAGGCGATGTTATCGCAGCGCCTATTGGAGGCGGGTCTGGCCCGCTCAACGGAAGTTTCCAGCGGGCTCGATGAATTCGAGCAACTGACGCGCGACATCCAGGAAGGCGTCATGGCGATCCGCGCCCAGCCGGTGAAATCGGTTTTCCAGCGCATGCCTCGCCTTGTCCGCGAGGTCGCGGCCGCGACCTCGAAGAAGGTGCGCCTCGTTACCGAAGGTGAAGGCACCGAGGTCGACAAGACGGTCATTGAGCGGCTCGCCGATCCGCTCACCCATATGATCCGCAACGCGATCGATCATGGTTTGGAAAAGCCCGAAGCTCGTTCGGCAGCAGGCAAGCGCGAAGAAGGCCTGGTACGGCTTTCGGCAGCGCATCGCTCGGGACGCATCGTCATCGACATCGCCGACGACGGAGCAGGCATAAACCGGCCTCGCGTCCGCGCGATCGCCGAGGAAAAAGGGTTGATCCCGCCGACCGCACAGCTGACCGATGAGGAGATCGACAACCTGATCTTCTTGCCGGGCTTCTCCACCGCGTCGACCATCTCCGACATCTCGGGCCGCGGGGTCGGCATGGATGTTGTCAAACGCTCCATCCAGGCGCTCGGCGGCCGCGTCTCGATTGCCTCGAGGCCTGGCGAGGGGTCCACGTTCACCTTGAGCCTGCCGCTGACGCTCGCCGTCCTCTACGGGATGGTCGTTACGGTGGCCGACCAGACCCTCGTCGTGCCTCTGACATCGATCATCGAAACGCTGAAGCCGAAACTGAGCGATGTGCACGGCTTCGGCGGCGAGTCTCGGGTCATTGCGCTTCGCAACAACTTCATTCCGCTGGTCGACGTTGGACGCGAGCTTGGCTATCGCAGCCAAAGCGCCGACCCCGGCGCCGGCGTCGCCATACTCGTGGAATCGGATGGAGGAGCGCATAGCGCGCTGCTCGTCGACGCCATTCAAGGTCAGCGTCAAGTCGTTATCAAAAGTCTCGAAGCCAACTACGGGCGAGTCCCCGGCATCGCCGCCGCGACCATATTGGGCGACGGCCGCGTCGCTCTGATCTTGGACGTCGACGCAGTGGTGGCGGGTTCGCGCAACGGAAGCATGAGCCCGGAAATTCCACTCGCACTGGCAGGATAG